From Streptomyces sp. SAI-135:
AGCTTGTGCACCTCGCCCGCTCCCTTGCGGTGGGGGGCGATCACGCCGGAGACCACCAGCAGATCAACCACCGGTCCGTGCCGACGCTCCAGTTCCGCGACGACCTCGTAGGCAACGTAGGCGCCCATGCTGTGGCCGAAGATCACCAACGGGTCACGGCTGAAGGGATCCAGCGCCGACGCGATCGACTCGGCCATGTCCTCGATCGAATCCGCGGGAGGCTCGCGGAACCGGTCCTGTCGCCCGGGGTACTGCGCCGTGTACACGGCGAGGTCCTGAGGCAACAACCCGGGCCACGTCCCATAGGTGCTCGCGGTCCCGCCCGCATGAGGCATGCAGATCAGCCGCCGGCGTGGGCGCTGGCCGGGATCGCTGCCCAGGCGAAGCCAAAGTCCAGCCGTGGTCGCTTTCCTGGTGTACATGCCTCTTCCCCTCATCCGAACAGATCGGCGAGTGCTTCCTGGTCCAGCGGAACGGGCGTCAGCCGGTAGCCACTCGGCGGTTCCACGCCCATCAGGTGGCGGACGAAGAAGTCCCACCTGCGCCGGTTGAGGTGGTGGTCGTACCCGACGAAGGCGTGATCGGAGCTGGGCACGATGAGCATGTCGAAGTCCTTGTCCGCCGCGATCAAACGCTCCGCCAGTCGCATGCTCAGGTGGGGCGAGAAACTGTCGTCCAAGCCGCCGTGGACCAGGAGCAGCTTGCCCACGAGCCGGTCTGCGAGGTCGATGTTGGACGTCGCGGCGTACGTCTCCGGGTCGAACGGGCCGTTGTACATTTCGGCGATGCCCTGCTCGGCGAAGCGGAGGTCGTGCATCCCGCACTCCGCGACACCAACTTTGAAAACCTCCGGGAACTCGAGCATCGCCCGGACGGTGGCGAATCCGCCGGATGACATTCCGAACACACCGACCCTGTCGAGGTCCATCCACGGCCGGTCTCGGGCCAGTTCGCGAAGCGCGGCCACATGGTCGGCGAGCCCAGCTCCGTCGCCGACCCGGCCGTAGGAGGCGTCGTGGAACGCCTTGTCCCGGCCCGGGGATCCACGTCCATCGATGGCGACCACGACGAAGCCCAGAGCTGCCAGTGCTTCCGCGTCGAAGCCGTAGTAGCCGGGGTCGAAGCAGGGCACCACACGGCTGGCGCTCGGGAAACCGTAGGGGTGGTCCACCACGGGATAGCGCTTCGCCGGATCGAATCCGTGCGGCAGGTAGAGCATCCCGTGGATCTCGGTCTGCCCGTCAGCTGCGGTCACGCGGAATCGTTCCGGCGGGCTCCACCCCGTTTCGAGCAGGCGGGAGGTGTCCGCGCGGGACAGCTCCACGAGCACCTTTCCGTCCCAGTCACGCACGCTGATCACCGGCGCCAGGGCGTTGGTGGATGCCGAGTCGATGAAGTACCCCGCACCCGGCGGCACGGTCACGGCATGGTCCACATCGTCATCGATGATCTTGGCGAACCCCGACCCGTCCAGTCCCACCCGGCACACCGAGCGGCGGTAGGGATCCTCCTCGACGAGGCCCGCGACCACGAAATACACCACGCGCCGGTCCTCGTCGACGCGCAGGATCTCCTGCACTGCCCACGGCCCGGACGTCACCTGCGCGCGCAGCTCACCGTCCCGCGTTCCGTAGAGGTAGAGGTGCCCCCAGTTGTCACGCTGGGAGTACCAGAGCACCTCCGCCCCGTCCGACAGGACCCTGACGATCGGAGCCTGCTGGAGCAGCTGCCCCGGCTCCACACGCGTCGGCCCGGATTCCGTCAGAATCGTGCGCACTTCGCCGGAGGCCGGGTCGAGCCGGTGCAGGCTCAGTTCCCTGCCGTCTCGCGTCGAACTCAGGTAGTACGCCGCCGAACTGTCCTCGGCCCACCACGCCCATTGACGGGATATGGGGGACATCAATGACATGCCAACAGGCTCGGCCCGCGCCGGAACCACCTTTCCGGATTCGACATCCAGCACCACGAACTCGGCCGACGGCACCCGCTCGTCTCCCGCGAAAGCGAACCGCTGGGTCCGCAGCCGCGGTGCGCCCCCGTCCGCGGGCAGCGCTTCTATGAGGTGCGTCTCACGGACACCACGCATGTCGGTCCTGTGCGTGAGTACGTGCTTGGAGTCCGGCGACCACAACACCGCCGGCGGCAGATGCGGGATGCCGAGCTTCCCCAGCATCGTGGTGTACATGAAGTAGTCCGGATTGGCGCCGTAGTCGCGGTCCACCGAACCGTTGTCGGTCAATGCCCGATTGCGTCCGTCGGACAGAGAACGAACCCAGAGGTTGTAGTCCTTGCGGAACACCGCATGCCGGCCGTCCGGGGCAGCGACATCGAGGAGCTGCCGGTGTTGCGACCGCTCCACCCCCACACAGGCGTGGTCACCCGCCACCCACCTCCAGCGCTGGCCGAAGGCGTCAAACTCGACGTCACCGTCGACCAGTTCGAACGCCGCGAACGGCAGGGCGGCCGCATCGACTTCCTCGCCGGTTGCGGCCGAGAGCGCCTTGGCGAGCTGGACGTGATCGAACGCGGGCTTTCGGCTGCCCAGCCCGGGATCGACGAGAAGGAACCGCAGGCCGTCCGAGGTGTCAATCCGGTACCAGAAGCGGGCACCGCCCTCGATCCACCGCGGGCGGATCCTGCCGCCCGACACGAGCTTCGGCCGGTTGTGCCGCAACAGCTGCTCCGCCGTCCGGTACGCGTGCTCGTCCAATGCGGTCGGGTTCATCGGATTCTCCTCCAAGGCGGCCGCGTCAGCCGACGACAACGGGAAGCCGGGCTGCACCGTTGAGGTTGGGCTTGCTCAGGAAGGTCGGCGGATTGTCGGGGTCGCAACTCAGCGAGGGGAAGCGGTCGAACAGCGCATTCAGGGCGATGCGCCCCTCACGCCTGGCCAGCACCGATCCGAGACAGTGGTGCACACCCCGGCCGAAGCCGATGTGCGGGTTGGTATCGCGGTTGAGGTCGAAAGCATGCGGGTCGACGAAGACCCGCTGGTCACGGTTGGCGGTCGGGATCCACACCATGACCACCTGATCGGGTTCGAGTGTCACGCCCCCGAGCTCGATCGACGCGTTCGTCACCCGCACCATGGAGGCGGCTGGGCTCATGTACCGCAGCGACTCCTCGAGGAGCGAGGGAATCAGAGCCCGGTCCTGCCGGACCGCTCGATCCACCTCGGGAAAGGCGTCCAGAATCAGCACGGTGTTGCTGACCAGGAGCGTGGTGGTGACATGGCCGGCGACGAGCATGACGTTGGCGCAGTTGGCCGCCTCGTTGTCGGTGAGGGGTCGTCCGTCGACCTTCCCCTCGACGAGCCTGGTGAGCAGATCCTCCCGCGGGTGTACGCGGCGATCCTTGGCATGTCCTCGCAGGTGGTCGGCGATGTGGCGCACCTGGTCCAGGGCGACCGCCAGCTCGTTCTCGGCGCTCTCGTCCCGCTCGCCGAATGAGAACTCCGAGGTGATGCTCATCATCGTATCGATCCAGCCGTTGAGCAGGGCATGGTCGCTCTCGGGAATGCCGAGCAGTTCCGCGATCACCGTGATGGGCAGTGGGTAGGCGAAGTCCTTGATGAGGTCGAAGCCGTCCCGGTCGGCCACCCGGTCCAGCAGATTCTTGGTGATTGCGTGTATTCGGGGTTCGAGGGCGTCGATCGCACGGGGAGTGAAGGCATCGGCGAGGATTCTGCGAAGAGCAGTGTGCTCCGGCGGATCCAGCCGGTCGAGGGCGCCCTCGTCGAACTCACGCCGCTCCGGCACCAGGCGGCCGAGATCGGACGAGAACAGCTGCGGGTTGTTCGCCACGTACAGCGACTCCGCGTACCCATAGACGTTCCATATGCCGGCCGCCTCGTCGAAAGCGACCGGTTCGGTCGCCCTGTCCTCACCGTACATCCAGAAGTATCGCTGTCGATCGAGTTTCCACTTTTCAGCCAGCGCGGACATCGCACTCCCGTCATCCCTGATGAGGCGGTACTGAACTCGAAATATCCGGTGTTTGTCTCCCGCTATTTTCATCCCGGAATTGCTCGGAGTCTTACAGACCGGTGTCGCCCCTGTCGATGGCGGACTCCGCGCAGGTGTCCTGTCGCCGGGACACGCCGATGCCGTTTCCCGAAAGTCACGCATCACGGTTTCCGGATCAGGCAGCCGCACACCGTGGCTTCCGGCAGTCGCTTGCCCCAACAGCAAAGACGACCCACGCGCCGAGGTTCCCGCCTACGGACTTGCGGTGGCGCCATCAAGGCGCCATGCTTGCGCCATGGATCTGACACCCTACGTCGAGGGTCTCCACCGCGAGCTCCTGGCCTCCGCGGGGGCGGATGACAGCGAAGCCATGGCTCTGGCAGAGCGTCTGGCGTCGTCGGTCGTGTCCGCGACACGGCTGACCATGCTCGACGTACTGTCGGCTGCGGCGGACGAGATCACTCGGGACCTGGTCCCCGGCTCAGTGGAAGTCCGCCTGCGGGGGCGCAATCCGTACTTCGTCGTCGCACCTCCCGGCTTTCAGGAGCCCGTCGACGAGGATCCCCTCCCCCTTCCGGCCCCAACCCCGGCTGCGGAAACGCCACCGCCTCCCAACACCGAAGGCGCGGTGGGCCGTATCAACTTCCGTCCTCCGGAGCACCTGAAGGCCCGCATCGAAGCCGCCGCGGCCAAGGACGGGCAGTCGTTGAACGCCTGGCTCGTGCGCGTCACCACGGCCGCGCTGGACGCCGAATCCGCCCAGCCACCCTCGTCAGGCCGACGCGGCCCGGGACCGTCGCGACGCTATATCGGCTGGGTCGGCTGAGCCCCGTATACCACCATGACAGGACGGCTCCTCATGCCCGAGTTCTCCACCCCGAAGCCCATCATCGTCGCAGTCACCCTCAACAAAGGCAGGCTGTCGGTCCTGGCCGGCGGCCGAGCCGAGACCACTGTGCATGTCCGCCCCGGCGACCAGTCCTCGGCAGCCGACACCAAGGCGGCCGAGCAGACTTACGTCGAATACGCCTCGGGCCGACTGCTGATCAAAGCGCCGGAACCGCATTGGCTCAGTGGCATCTTCGGCAAGTCGGCGTCCGTCGACGTCACGATCGAGCTTCCGGCCGGCTCCAGCGTGAAGATCGAGGCAACGAAGGCGGAGGTCAGGTCCGAAGGACCCCTCAAGGACGTCCAGCTCGACTGCATGTCCGGCGAGGTCCACCTCGATCACGTCGAGCTCCTCCACATCGACACGGTGTTCGCGGACATCGCGGTCGACGCTGTGTCGGAGTACGCAAACGTCAACGGAGTGTCGGGGAAGGTGCGGCTGGCCAAGGTTTCGGGCAGCGCCGTCATCAAGGGCGTGAACGGCGACGTCTGGATCGGCGCGAGCGGAAACGACCTGCACGTCAGCACCGCCGGTGGCAGCATCTTCGTCGATGACGCGGGAAAGGGTGTCACCGCCAAGGCCGCC
This genomic window contains:
- a CDS encoding alpha/beta fold hydrolase produces the protein MGSDPGQRPRRRLICMPHAGGTASTYGTWPGLLPQDLAVYTAQYPGRQDRFREPPADSIEDMAESIASALDPFSRDPLVIFGHSMGAYVAYEVVAELERRHGPVVDLLVVSGVIAPHRKGAGEVHKLGDAEFVAEVARDNESFADLLVNPDLIEVLLPMIRDDYRLFELYRPTDPPAVHARMLATGGRTDPDVDHDGLVSWGELATGDFEAVTFPGGHFYLVEGEAALVGALAERLPV
- a CDS encoding DPP IV N-terminal domain-containing protein, which translates into the protein MNPTALDEHAYRTAEQLLRHNRPKLVSGGRIRPRWIEGGARFWYRIDTSDGLRFLLVDPGLGSRKPAFDHVQLAKALSAATGEEVDAAALPFAAFELVDGDVEFDAFGQRWRWVAGDHACVGVERSQHRQLLDVAAPDGRHAVFRKDYNLWVRSLSDGRNRALTDNGSVDRDYGANPDYFMYTTMLGKLGIPHLPPAVLWSPDSKHVLTHRTDMRGVRETHLIEALPADGGAPRLRTQRFAFAGDERVPSAEFVVLDVESGKVVPARAEPVGMSLMSPISRQWAWWAEDSSAAYYLSSTRDGRELSLHRLDPASGEVRTILTESGPTRVEPGQLLQQAPIVRVLSDGAEVLWYSQRDNWGHLYLYGTRDGELRAQVTSGPWAVQEILRVDEDRRVVYFVVAGLVEEDPYRRSVCRVGLDGSGFAKIIDDDVDHAVTVPPGAGYFIDSASTNALAPVISVRDWDGKVLVELSRADTSRLLETGWSPPERFRVTAADGQTEIHGMLYLPHGFDPAKRYPVVDHPYGFPSASRVVPCFDPGYYGFDAEALAALGFVVVAIDGRGSPGRDKAFHDASYGRVGDGAGLADHVAALRELARDRPWMDLDRVGVFGMSSGGFATVRAMLEFPEVFKVGVAECGMHDLRFAEQGIAEMYNGPFDPETYAATSNIDLADRLVGKLLLVHGGLDDSFSPHLSMRLAERLIAADKDFDMLIVPSSDHAFVGYDHHLNRRRWDFFVRHLMGVEPPSGYRLTPVPLDQEALADLFG
- a CDS encoding cytochrome P450 — its product is MRLPDPETVMRDFRETASACPGDRTPARSPPSTGATPVCKTPSNSGMKIAGDKHRIFRVQYRLIRDDGSAMSALAEKWKLDRQRYFWMYGEDRATEPVAFDEAAGIWNVYGYAESLYVANNPQLFSSDLGRLVPERREFDEGALDRLDPPEHTALRRILADAFTPRAIDALEPRIHAITKNLLDRVADRDGFDLIKDFAYPLPITVIAELLGIPESDHALLNGWIDTMMSITSEFSFGERDESAENELAVALDQVRHIADHLRGHAKDRRVHPREDLLTRLVEGKVDGRPLTDNEAANCANVMLVAGHVTTTLLVSNTVLILDAFPEVDRAVRQDRALIPSLLEESLRYMSPAASMVRVTNASIELGGVTLEPDQVVMVWIPTANRDQRVFVDPHAFDLNRDTNPHIGFGRGVHHCLGSVLARREGRIALNALFDRFPSLSCDPDNPPTFLSKPNLNGAARLPVVVG
- a CDS encoding toxin-antitoxin system HicB family antitoxin, producing the protein MDLTPYVEGLHRELLASAGADDSEAMALAERLASSVVSATRLTMLDVLSAAADEITRDLVPGSVEVRLRGRNPYFVVAPPGFQEPVDEDPLPLPAPTPAAETPPPPNTEGAVGRINFRPPEHLKARIEAAAAKDGQSLNAWLVRVTTAALDAESAQPPSSGRRGPGPSRRYIGWVG
- a CDS encoding DUF4097 family beta strand repeat-containing protein; this translates as MPEFSTPKPIIVAVTLNKGRLSVLAGGRAETTVHVRPGDQSSAADTKAAEQTYVEYASGRLLIKAPEPHWLSGIFGKSASVDVTIELPAGSSVKIEATKAEVRSEGPLKDVQLDCMSGEVHLDHVELLHIDTVFADIAVDAVSEYANVNGVSGKVRLAKVSGSAVIKGVNGDVWIGASGNDLHVSTAGGSIFVDDAGKGVTAKAAGGTIRLGRVQQGEAELLTGSGEIEIGICEGSVAWIDAHSSTGSVRNTMQAKDGPSQDADMVKVRARSRHGDIMIHRASESSQTSG